A region of the Saccharospirillaceae bacterium genome:
GACAAAGCCAGCGTTCTACCCCTTTGGTTGCAGTGGCGGGTTAGATTCTAACAATGCGTGTCAGGCCATTCCCTCAAGCCTGACTCGCATTAATGCTGCAACACTGATTGCATCTGTAATTTCGCCATTCAAAACCATCGTTAGAGCATCTTCAAAAGCTATCCGGCGAATACTGATCACCTCTGTTTCTTCAAACTCAGTTTCTCCCTGAGACAAACCACGAGCAACGAAAACTTCCGCTTCTTCGTTAGTAATCGAATTACTCAGATGCAAATTGAATAAGCTGACAACATCCGTTGCGATTAATCCGGTTTCCTCTTTTAACTCGCGAACCGCGCAATCCTTACCAGATTCTCCATAAGGTGCACCACCCATTGGAATTTCCCAGTGATATTGCCGCAAGGGATAACGATATTGGCCCACAAGCCAGGTGTCGCCATTTTCTGCGATAGGAACAATACCAATTGCCCGGTTTTTAAAGCTGACGGTTCCATAAATTCCAGGATTTCCAGCTGGGTTTAATACATCATGGTGCTCGACTTCGATCCAGGGGTTTTGATAAACCGTTTCCTTGCTGATCAGTTGCCATGGATTATCCGTGCTCATATTCCCTCCATCGTTTTAGACCGAAATACGCTGTTAAAAATAACACACCTGAAACGGTACCCAGCAAATGTGAGTTAGTTTCCACTCGCCCACCAATATAACCGTACATCGCCATATCATCGTACCAGGGTAACTGTTCCCAGATGACTTTAGCGATAATAACGGTAGCGAATAACCACGCCATGCGATGACTGTAATATTTGGAAATAAAGGGAGCGACTAATAACAAGCCGTGCAAAACACCGGACATCCCAACGTATTGCTGAAGGTAATCGGCATAGATATAAAGGCCTGTCCCGACCCACATGCAACACCAGAGAAGCAATAAAACACCGGTAGCATTATTCAGATATCGCCCTGCAATATAGGCAAACAGCACCATCCCCAGAGAGTTTCCAAGTAAATGATTGACCGATAAATGAACCCAGTTGGCAGAGAAAACGCGCCACCATTCACCAACATCAATCTGAGATCGGTTGAACTGCAACCATTGGGAAGAATGAGGTTGTCCAAGCGCCAACGCCAACATAATTAAGATGACGATCAGATAAAGCGAATAACTTTGCCAGAATAATCGAACCGTAGAAACCAACACAGGAGAC
Encoded here:
- a CDS encoding NUDIX hydrolase; protein product: MSTDNPWQLISKETVYQNPWIEVEHHDVLNPAGNPGIYGTVSFKNRAIGIVPIAENGDTWLVGQYRYPLRQYHWEIPMGGAPYGESGKDCAVRELKEETGLIATDVVSLFNLHLSNSITNEEAEVFVARGLSQGETEFEETEVISIRRIAFEDALTMVLNGEITDAISVAALMRVRLEGMA
- the rrtA gene encoding rhombosortase, coding for MLVSTVRLFWQSYSLYLIVILIMLALALGQPHSSQWLQFNRSQIDVGEWWRVFSANWVHLSVNHLLGNSLGMVLFAYIAGRYLNNATGVLLLLWCCMWVGTGLYIYADYLQQYVGMSGVLHGLLLVAPFISKYYSHRMAWLFATVIIAKVIWEQLPWYDDMAMYGYIGGRVETNSHLLGTVSGVLFLTAYFGLKRWREYEHG